A portion of the Lolium rigidum isolate FL_2022 chromosome 1, APGP_CSIRO_Lrig_0.1, whole genome shotgun sequence genome contains these proteins:
- the LOC124648060 gene encoding chloroplastic group IIA intron splicing facilitator CRS1, chloroplastic-like, whose translation MAPPPLPLFSPSPKQPPPPPWLHGPNIPASVTPPNHIEAPSKPQNDPQRKTSSSSNPLTAGVPGGRTRRAVLGIIRRVRSLELSDPPNTKPRPAANSSTLIPFNLPIDRPQGGQEEERERNGKERPTSRAVPWSAARDQDLKVALRREKKVPEPTPAERVLEAAELQRLRRAARGMDKWVRAKKAGVTDEVVEDVRREWSSGQELAGVRVVEPLRRCMDRAREILEEKSGGLVVWTKGDIHFVANIQKVPVLKCTIPEPQRTYGSISGSLSNGNGGAHGAFREIDQSIGVHTYEAPIEGTLYEREVNRLLDSLGPRFIDWWWNTPLPVDADLLPQVVPGYKTPFRQCPPGVRPTLADGELTYLRKLAHPLPTHFALGRNTKLQGLAAAILKLWEKSLLAKIAVKVGIQNTSNEQMAWNLKHLTGGTIILRNKAFIILYRGKDFLPGGVKRSVIEQEARVDAQHVKEEEARLTVIDSLQIYAGLPSEESSVGTFREYQDFQVNHVHETTENNQTMIELEAEKHRLEKDLKDQERRLFILTKKIERSNQALAKLHSSWNPSEPSSDKELLTEEEMMIFRKIGLKMDEHVLLGRRGIFDGVIEEIHQHWKHKEIVKVITKQTRAYQITYTSMLLEVETGGMLIATQKLTNSHAIILYRGKNYRRPTKSEPSNLLTKREALRRSIEVQRRGSMKYYVWERQKSIEELNWRLANVTMRIRKLTQ comes from the exons ATGGCGCCACCTCCACTCCCCCTCTTCTCCCCGTCCCCAAAgcagccgcctccgccaccatgGCTCCACGGCCCCAACATCCCCGCATCCGTGACACCTCCAAACCACATCGAGGCCCCTTCAAAGCCCCAGAATGACCCGCAAAGGAAAACCAGCTCCTCCAGCAATCCCCTCACCGCCGGCGTCCCCGGCGGCCGCACCCGCCGCGCCGTTCTCGGAATCATCCGCCGAGTCCGCTCCCTGGAGCTCTCCGACCCGCCAAACACGAAACCCAGGCCCGCTGCTAACAGCAGCACTCTCATCCCTTTCAACCTCCCGATCGACCGGCCGCAGGGAGGCCAagaagaggagagggagaggaatgGGAAAGAGAGGCCGACTTCTAGGGCGGTTCCGTGGTCCGCGGCGAGGGACCAGGACCTCAAGGTCGCGCTGCGCCGGGAGAAGAAGGTGCCAGAGCCGACGCCCGCTGAGCGGGTGTTGGAGGCGGCCGAGCTgcagcggctgcggcgggcgGCGCGTGGGATGGACAAGTGGGTGCGGGCCAAGAAGGCCGGGGTGACGGACGAGGTGGTGGAGGATGTGCGGAGGGAGTGGTCCAGCGGCCAGGAGCTCGCTGGGGTTCGAGTCGTCGAGCCGCTCCGGCGGTGCATGGACAGAGCAAGGGAGATCCTGGAG GAAAAATCAGGAGGCTTAGTTGTTTGGACTAAAGGAGATATACATTTCGTAGCTAATATTCAGAAAGTTCCCGTGTTAAAATGTACTATCCCTGAGCCCCAAAGGACATATGGAAGCATCTCCGGGTCTTTAAGCAATGGCAATGGTGGCGCTCATGGTGCTTTCCGAGAGATTGATCAAAGCATTGGTGTTCATACATATGAAGCACCTATCGAAGGAACACTCTATGAAAGGGAAGTCAACAGACTGTTGGACAGTTTGGGACCTCGGTTTATAGATTGGTGGTGGAACACACCACTGCCTGTGGATGCTGATCTCCTTCCACAAGTTGTCCCAGGTTACAAGACACCATTTAGACAATGTCCTCCTGGTGTGAGACCGACACTAGCAGATGGGGAACTGACATACTTGCGCAAGCTTGCACACCCTTTGCCGACACATTTTGCCCTAG GCAGGAATACAAAACTACAGGGTTTGGCTGCTGCTATTCTAAAGCTTTGGGAAAAGAGCCTTCTAGCAAAGATTGCAGTGAAAGTGGGTATCCAGAATACCAGTAATGAACAAATGGCGTGGAATCTTAAG CATCTTACTGGAGGAACTATCATATTGAGAAACAAGGCTTTTATTATTCTATATagaggcaaggattttcttcctGGTGGAGTTAAGCGGTCTGTTATTGAACAAGAGGCACGGGTAGATGCCCAGCATGTGAAGGAAGAAGAAGCCCGATTAACGGTGATTGACTCCCTTCAGATATATGCTGGTTTACCATCTGAGGAAAGTTCTGTGGGGACTTTCAGGGAGTATCAGGATTTCCAGGTTAACCATGTGCATGAAACAACTGAAAACAACCAGACCATGATAGAACTAGAGGCTGAGAAGCACAGATTGGAGAAGGATCTGAAAGACCAGGAACGGAGGCTTTTCATT CTCACTAAGAAGATTGAAAGATCCAACCAGGCGCTGGCAAAGCTTCATAGTTCCTGGAACCCTTCAGAGCCATCTTCAGACAAAGAACTTTTGACAGAGGAGGAAATGATGATATTCCGAAAGATTGGCCTAAAGATGGATGAGCATGTGCTCCTTG GAAGACGTGGTATCTTTGATGGTGTAATTGAAGAGATTCATCAACACTGGAAACACAAAGAGATTGTGAAAGTAATTACCAAGCAGACTCGAGCTTACCAGATAACATACACATCGATGCTGCTTGAAGTTGAGACGGGAGGAATGTTAATAGCAACACAAAAGCTCACAAACAGCCACGCCATAATACTTTACCGTGGAAAGAATTATCGCCGCCCAACAAAATCAGAACCCAGTAATCTTCTGACTAAAAGAGAAGCATTACGAAGATCAATTGAGGTTCAGCGACGAGGG TCAATGAAATATTATGTTTGGGAGAGACAGAAATCCATTGAGGAATTGAACTGGAGACTG GCCAACGTGACAATGAGAATCAGGAAACTGACCCAGTGA